The Rhodococcus triatomae genome includes a window with the following:
- the eat gene encoding ethanolamine permease, with amino-acid sequence MAITTGKSSHEEFHNEDSEYLAKRTLKSGSAGWILLAGLGVSYVISGDYAGWNNGLAEGGFGGLLIAAVVIAGMYLAMVLGMAEMSSALPAAGGGYTFARRALGPWGGFATGTAILIEYAIAPAAIATFIGSYVESLNLFGITDGWWVYLAVYAIFIGIHLTGAGEALKAMFVITAIALVGLVVFAVSAWGLFESGNLTDIPADPDAVGSSSFLPFGVLGIWAAVPFAIWFFLAVEGVPLAAEEAREPEKNVPKGIIISMFVLIVTGASVLFLATGALGAEELSTSGNPLVQALGDSGAATAVNYIGLAGLVASFFSIMYAYSRQTFALSRAGYLPTSLSVTNSRKAPMLALIVPGVVGFVLSLTGEGAMLLNMAVFGAALSYVLMMISHIVLRKREPDMPRPYRTPGGIATTSFALVVAAAAVIATFLVDPQAALWTFVAFGGFMAYFGLYSRHHLVANSPDEEFAVLAKAEEELE; translated from the coding sequence GTGGCGATCACCACTGGGAAGTCCTCGCACGAGGAGTTCCACAACGAGGACAGCGAGTATCTCGCGAAGCGCACGCTCAAGTCGGGGTCGGCGGGGTGGATCCTGCTCGCGGGTCTCGGCGTGAGTTACGTGATCTCCGGCGATTACGCGGGGTGGAACAACGGCCTCGCGGAGGGCGGCTTCGGCGGCCTGCTGATCGCGGCCGTCGTCATCGCCGGTATGTACCTGGCCATGGTGCTGGGGATGGCCGAGATGTCCTCGGCTCTTCCCGCCGCGGGCGGCGGCTACACCTTCGCCCGCCGAGCGCTCGGACCTTGGGGCGGATTCGCCACCGGCACAGCGATTCTCATCGAGTACGCGATCGCTCCCGCCGCCATCGCGACCTTCATCGGCAGCTACGTCGAATCCCTGAACCTCTTCGGTATCACGGACGGCTGGTGGGTGTACCTGGCCGTCTACGCGATATTCATCGGGATCCATCTCACCGGAGCGGGTGAGGCGCTCAAGGCGATGTTCGTGATCACTGCGATCGCCCTGGTCGGTCTCGTGGTGTTCGCGGTCTCGGCGTGGGGGCTCTTCGAATCCGGCAACCTCACCGACATTCCCGCGGACCCCGACGCCGTGGGCAGTTCCTCGTTCCTGCCGTTCGGCGTGCTGGGAATCTGGGCCGCAGTTCCGTTCGCGATCTGGTTCTTCCTCGCGGTGGAGGGCGTACCACTCGCCGCGGAGGAGGCACGCGAGCCGGAGAAGAACGTCCCCAAGGGCATCATCATCAGCATGTTCGTGCTGATCGTCACGGGTGCGAGCGTGCTGTTCCTCGCAACGGGTGCGCTCGGCGCGGAGGAGTTGTCCACGTCCGGGAACCCGCTCGTCCAGGCACTCGGCGACAGCGGCGCGGCCACGGCGGTCAACTACATCGGGCTCGCCGGACTGGTGGCCAGCTTCTTCTCCATCATGTACGCGTACTCCCGGCAGACGTTCGCGCTGTCGCGTGCCGGCTATCTGCCGACCAGCCTGTCGGTGACCAACTCCCGCAAGGCGCCGATGCTCGCCCTGATCGTTCCCGGCGTCGTCGGCTTCGTCCTGTCGCTGACCGGGGAGGGCGCGATGCTGCTCAACATGGCGGTGTTCGGTGCCGCCCTGAGCTATGTGCTGATGATGATCAGTCACATCGTGCTCCGGAAGCGCGAACCGGACATGCCGCGCCCGTACCGTACGCCCGGTGGCATCGCGACGACGTCGTTCGCCCTGGTGGTTGCGGCTGCCGCGGTGATCGCCACCTTCCTGGTGGATCCGCAGGCCGCTCTGTGGACGTTCGTCGCCTTCGGCGGGTTCATGGCGTACTTCGGCCTCTACAGTCGACATCATCTGGTGGCGAACTCGCCCGACGAGGAGTTCGCGGTGCTGGCGAAAGCGGAGGAAGAACTCGAATGA
- a CDS encoding ethanolamine ammonia-lyase subunit EutB: protein MTRYTQALGGTSHSFDGLVELMAKATPHRSGDELAGCAAHSDAERAAAQWALAEVPLDRFLHELVVPYEDDEVTRLIIDSHDRNAFRQVSHLTVGGLRDWLLEVSSTDDAAATLAAVSPGLTPEMVAAVSKIMRNQDLIAVARAVVVTAGFRTTVGLPGRLSTRLQPNHPTDDPRGIAAATLDGLLLGCGDAVLGINPATDSPHATSELLHLLDEIRQRFAIPTQSCVLSHVTTTMGLIEQGVPVDLVFQSIAGTEGANSGFGVTVSLLREANEAGRSLRRGTVGDNVMYLETGQGSALSAGAHLGVGGVPVDQQTLETRAYAVARDLEPLLVNTVVGFIGPEYLYDGKQIIRAGLEDHFCGKLLGLPMGVDVCYTNHAEADQDDMDTLLTLLGAAGAAFVIAVPGADDVMLGYQSLSFHDVLYARRALGLRPAPEFEAWLAGLGMVDAQGRVLPVDATDSPLRALTGAR, encoded by the coding sequence ATGACCCGGTACACACAGGCCCTCGGCGGAACCTCCCACAGCTTCGACGGGCTGGTCGAGCTGATGGCCAAGGCCACCCCACACAGGAGTGGGGACGAGCTGGCCGGCTGCGCGGCACACTCGGATGCCGAACGCGCCGCCGCCCAGTGGGCGCTCGCGGAGGTACCCCTCGACCGGTTCCTGCACGAGCTGGTGGTGCCCTACGAGGACGACGAGGTCACCCGGCTGATCATCGACTCCCACGACCGCAACGCGTTCCGGCAGGTCTCGCACCTGACGGTCGGAGGCCTGCGGGACTGGTTGCTCGAGGTGTCCTCCACCGACGACGCGGCGGCCACGCTGGCCGCGGTGTCACCCGGACTGACCCCGGAGATGGTGGCCGCCGTCAGCAAGATCATGCGCAACCAGGACCTGATCGCGGTGGCCCGCGCCGTCGTGGTGACGGCAGGGTTCCGTACCACCGTCGGACTGCCCGGTCGGCTGAGTACCCGGCTGCAACCGAACCACCCGACGGACGACCCCCGGGGCATCGCTGCGGCCACCCTCGACGGGTTGCTCCTCGGCTGTGGCGACGCGGTTCTGGGCATCAACCCGGCGACGGACTCGCCGCACGCGACCTCGGAACTGCTGCACCTGCTCGACGAGATCCGGCAGCGGTTCGCGATCCCCACCCAGTCCTGTGTGCTCTCGCACGTCACCACGACGATGGGGCTGATCGAGCAGGGTGTTCCGGTGGACCTGGTGTTCCAGTCCATCGCAGGCACCGAGGGCGCCAATTCCGGCTTCGGAGTGACTGTCTCGCTGTTGCGTGAGGCCAACGAGGCGGGTCGTTCGCTGCGCCGCGGAACGGTCGGCGACAACGTGATGTACCTGGAGACGGGGCAGGGTTCCGCGCTCAGTGCGGGCGCCCACCTCGGCGTCGGGGGTGTGCCGGTGGACCAGCAGACTCTCGAGACCCGGGCGTATGCGGTGGCCCGGGATCTCGAGCCGCTGTTGGTGAACACCGTCGTGGGCTTCATCGGTCCGGAGTACCTCTACGACGGAAAGCAGATCATCCGGGCGGGGCTCGAGGACCATTTCTGCGGCAAGCTCCTGGGTCTGCCGATGGGTGTGGACGTCTGCTACACCAATCACGCCGAGGCCGATCAGGACGACATGGACACGTTGCTCACGCTGCTCGGGGCGGCAGGCGCGGCGTTCGTCATCGCGGTTCCCGGCGCCGACGACGTGATGCTCGGCTACCAGAGCCTGAGCTTTCACGATGTCCTGTATGCCCGGCGCGCTCTGGGATTGCGCCCCGCCCCGGAATTCGAGGCGTGGCTCGCCGGTCTCGGTATGGTCGATGCACAGGGGCGCGTGTTGCCCGTCGACGCCACGGATTCCCCGCTGCGCGCGCTCACGGGTGCCCGATGA
- the eutC gene encoding ethanolamine ammonia-lyase subunit EutC: protein MTVSEVAVNGNDPVQQDFWSELRRSTQSRIGLGRAGDALPTRRVLEFRAAHAAARDAVHEPLDVPSLAERVRTVGIGDPVAVTSLATGRGEYLRRPDLGRAPADLSAIPRSGAELGFVLGDGLSPRALTDHGVELLAALVAELSDRYSIAPPVIATEARVALGDHIAEAMGVQTLVVLIGERPGLSVADSLGIYLTHLPRPGRADSDRNCISNIHPPEGLGYEQAAKVVAGLVSGARRLGRSGVDLKDTSRSDELSASETTALIIE, encoded by the coding sequence ATGACGGTCTCGGAGGTGGCGGTGAACGGCAACGATCCCGTACAGCAGGACTTCTGGTCGGAGCTGCGCCGCAGTACGCAGTCCCGGATCGGGCTCGGCCGCGCCGGTGATGCCCTGCCCACGCGGCGGGTGCTCGAGTTCCGTGCGGCGCACGCCGCGGCCCGCGATGCCGTACACGAACCGCTCGACGTTCCGAGCCTGGCGGAGCGGGTGCGCACCGTCGGCATCGGAGATCCGGTAGCCGTGACGAGCCTGGCCACCGGACGTGGGGAGTACCTGCGCCGGCCGGATCTCGGGCGTGCGCCGGCCGATCTGTCCGCGATCCCGCGCAGTGGTGCCGAGTTGGGATTCGTGCTCGGCGACGGGCTGTCGCCGCGGGCGTTGACGGACCACGGAGTGGAGCTGCTGGCTGCGCTGGTCGCCGAACTCTCGGACCGCTACTCGATCGCGCCCCCGGTGATCGCGACCGAGGCTCGGGTGGCGCTCGGCGACCACATCGCCGAGGCGATGGGTGTGCAGACGCTCGTCGTGCTCATCGGTGAGCGCCCGGGACTGTCCGTCGCGGACAGTCTCGGTATCTACCTCACTCATCTGCCTCGGCCCGGACGGGCCGACTCGGACCGCAACTGCATCTCCAACATCCACCCGCCGGAGGGGCTGGGCTACGAGCAGGCGGCGAAGGTCGTCGCCGGCCTCGTCTCCGGTGCCCGGCGGCTCGGCCGCTCCGGAGTCGATCTCAAGGACACCTCTCGCTCGGACGAGTTGTCCGCGAGCGAGACCACCGCCCTGATCATCGAGTGA
- a CDS encoding HAD family hydrolase yields MLLLTASCSSGADDAAEPETADAAECASLDPDLVWYGDIRGRLDRMIAEYGECGDPGDVDEGAPLALFDWDNTVVKNDIGSATAYWMLRNDKILQPRDRDWTTTSRFLTPEAAAALSAACGTEVAPGAPLPTSSDVNCADEIVAVMDEETRSGLPAFAGYDHRRTKASYAWVVQLSAGRSMDEVEEFAIAAREESLAAPEGSTQVVGSTVVDGYVRYYPQIEDLVKTLHANGFDVRIISASAEPVVRVWARELGLPPERAMGVRPVVSEGILTGGLVGCGGVADGEDTVIPYVEGKRCQVNEVVYGIGGPAAFDPLPADRRHVFAAGDSVTDVTFLADATGERLVINRNNPELMCHAYDNSDGKWLITPMFLDPNERAEEPYPCASTAFTEPDGRAGPVVRADGTEIADQRDAVY; encoded by the coding sequence GTGCTGCTGCTGACTGCCTCCTGTTCCTCCGGCGCGGACGACGCTGCGGAACCCGAGACCGCCGACGCCGCGGAGTGCGCGTCGCTCGACCCGGACCTGGTCTGGTACGGCGACATTCGGGGGCGGCTCGACCGGATGATCGCCGAGTACGGGGAGTGCGGAGATCCCGGCGACGTCGACGAGGGCGCTCCGCTGGCGTTGTTCGACTGGGACAACACGGTCGTGAAGAACGACATCGGGAGCGCCACCGCCTACTGGATGCTCCGGAACGACAAGATCCTCCAGCCGAGGGATCGGGACTGGACGACGACGAGCCGCTTCCTCACCCCGGAGGCCGCGGCGGCGTTGTCCGCGGCCTGCGGTACCGAGGTCGCACCGGGTGCACCCCTCCCGACCAGCTCCGACGTGAACTGTGCGGACGAGATCGTCGCGGTCATGGACGAGGAGACCCGCTCGGGTCTCCCGGCGTTCGCCGGCTACGACCACCGGCGGACCAAGGCTTCCTACGCATGGGTCGTGCAATTGTCGGCCGGCCGTTCGATGGACGAGGTCGAAGAGTTCGCGATCGCGGCGCGTGAGGAGAGTCTGGCTGCCCCGGAGGGCTCGACACAGGTCGTGGGGAGCACCGTCGTGGACGGCTACGTCCGCTACTACCCGCAGATCGAGGATCTCGTGAAGACACTGCACGCCAACGGTTTCGACGTGCGCATCATCTCCGCCTCGGCGGAGCCCGTGGTCCGGGTGTGGGCGCGCGAACTGGGCCTGCCGCCCGAGCGGGCGATGGGCGTTCGGCCGGTGGTGTCCGAGGGCATACTCACCGGTGGCCTGGTCGGCTGCGGCGGCGTGGCCGACGGCGAGGACACCGTGATCCCCTATGTGGAGGGAAAGCGGTGCCAGGTCAACGAGGTCGTCTACGGGATCGGCGGGCCCGCCGCCTTCGACCCCCTTCCAGCCGATCGGCGGCACGTGTTCGCCGCGGGGGACTCGGTGACGGACGTGACCTTTCTCGCGGACGCGACCGGGGAGCGCCTGGTGATCAACCGGAACAACCCCGAACTCATGTGCCACGCGTACGACAACAGCGACGGCAAGTGGCTGATCACGCCGATGTTCCTCGATCCGAACGAACGTGCCGAGGAGCCGTACCCGTGCGCGAGTACCGCGTTCACCGAGCCGGACGGCCGGGCCGGGCCGGTCGTGCGCGCCGACGGCACCGAGATCGCGGACCAGAGGGATGCGGTGTACTGA
- a CDS encoding DNA polymerase IV yields the protein MPDAPPRRWVLHLDLDQFIAAVEILRRPELRGRPVVVGGHGVPGERAVVSTASYEAREFGVGSGMPMVTARRTLPDAVFLPVDAEAYTAASEAVMGVLRSYEALVVEVLGWDEAFIGVPTSDPEAWAREIRQAVYAATELHSSTGIGDNRLRAKIATGFAKPQGIYRLTEANWYLVMGARPPDALWGVGSRTAKKLEALGITTVRQLAATPDDDLAAVFGPKMGPWIGSIGRGEASAEVSAEPWVPRSHSRETTFPRNLADWAEVAEQARVLAARVAEDIRDEGRPGVRVGLKVRYAPFSTHTTSRALPEPTFDAEILADAAVALLERLDHDREVRLLGVRVEMTPPAQKESGLTT from the coding sequence ATGCCCGACGCCCCGCCCCGCCGGTGGGTACTCCATCTCGACCTCGACCAGTTCATCGCCGCGGTCGAGATCCTGAGGCGGCCGGAATTGCGTGGCCGTCCCGTCGTCGTGGGTGGTCACGGCGTTCCCGGAGAACGTGCGGTCGTCTCCACTGCGTCGTACGAGGCCCGCGAGTTCGGGGTCGGCTCCGGCATGCCGATGGTGACGGCTCGGCGCACGCTTCCGGATGCGGTCTTCCTGCCCGTCGACGCCGAGGCATACACCGCGGCATCCGAGGCCGTGATGGGAGTGCTGCGCTCCTACGAGGCGCTCGTGGTCGAGGTCCTGGGGTGGGACGAGGCGTTCATCGGCGTACCCACGTCCGACCCGGAGGCGTGGGCTCGGGAGATCCGGCAGGCCGTGTACGCCGCGACCGAACTGCATTCGTCGACAGGCATCGGCGACAACAGGCTGCGGGCCAAGATCGCGACGGGGTTCGCCAAGCCCCAGGGCATCTACCGCCTCACGGAGGCGAATTGGTACCTGGTGATGGGTGCCCGCCCGCCCGACGCGCTCTGGGGCGTCGGGTCCCGGACGGCGAAGAAGCTCGAGGCGTTGGGCATCACGACGGTGCGGCAGCTGGCGGCGACACCCGACGACGACCTCGCCGCGGTTTTCGGTCCGAAGATGGGCCCGTGGATCGGCAGCATCGGTAGGGGAGAAGCCTCCGCAGAGGTGAGTGCCGAACCGTGGGTTCCCCGTTCGCACAGCCGGGAGACCACGTTCCCACGGAACCTGGCGGACTGGGCCGAGGTGGCCGAACAAGCCCGGGTCCTCGCGGCCCGGGTCGCCGAGGACATCCGTGATGAGGGGCGACCGGGTGTGCGGGTTGGGCTGAAGGTGCGGTACGCACCCTTCTCGACCCACACCACGAGCCGCGCGCTGCCGGAACCGACGTTCGATGCGGAGATCCTCGCGGATGCTGCCGTCGCGCTGCTCGAGCGCCTCGACCACGATCGCGAGGTGCGTTTGCTGGGTGTCCGGGTCGAGATGACTCCGCCCGCGCAGAAGGAAAGTGGTCTTACCACTTGA
- a CDS encoding FadR/GntR family transcriptional regulator, with protein MELTPVQRRSVPDDVFEQLLEGVVGGGLSPGDALMSERRMAEGLGVSRPAVREALGRIVALGLVEVRQGGTTVVKDLRRSAGFDLLPRLLVRGGEVDLDVARSILEARLWNGPKVAELAAVRGSDDLGSVLDGVVDVLAAATDGVQRQRVALEFWDLVVDAADSITFRLMFNTLRFSYEPMIEALAVMMSAEVDEIGRYRAVVSAIGDRDGERAFECAHQLLEPATTALTDVLTAASALGEER; from the coding sequence ATGGAACTCACTCCGGTGCAGCGCAGATCGGTGCCCGACGACGTGTTCGAGCAACTGCTGGAAGGGGTGGTCGGGGGCGGGCTGTCTCCGGGGGATGCGCTGATGAGCGAGCGCCGGATGGCGGAGGGCCTCGGTGTCTCTCGTCCTGCGGTGCGAGAAGCGTTGGGGCGCATCGTCGCACTGGGTCTGGTCGAGGTCAGGCAGGGCGGGACGACCGTCGTCAAGGATCTCCGCCGCTCCGCAGGGTTCGACCTGCTACCCCGGCTGCTCGTGCGGGGAGGTGAGGTCGATCTCGACGTGGCCCGCAGCATTCTGGAGGCCCGTCTGTGGAACGGCCCCAAGGTGGCCGAACTCGCTGCCGTCCGGGGCTCGGACGACCTCGGCTCGGTTCTCGACGGGGTGGTGGATGTACTGGCTGCAGCCACCGACGGCGTGCAACGTCAGCGCGTCGCGCTGGAGTTCTGGGACCTGGTCGTCGACGCGGCGGATTCGATCACCTTTCGGTTGATGTTCAACACACTGCGGTTCTCGTACGAACCGATGATCGAGGCGCTCGCCGTGATGATGTCCGCCGAGGTCGACGAGATCGGACGCTACCGGGCCGTCGTCTCGGCGATCGGCGACCGCGACGGCGAGCGGGCCTTCGAGTGCGCGCACCAGCTACTCGAGCCGGCGACAACGGCGCTCACCGACGTTCTCACTGCTGCGTCGGCTCTCGGGGAGGAGCGATGA
- a CDS encoding sterol desaturase family protein → MTLGGVCREFVRHPSPWIIGTLFLGALVTRVLLGGWSPADALVPLAMIATFPLLEWVIHVFVLHWRPRRVGPLTIDPLLARKHRAHHHDPRDPVLDFIPAPVFVWLVPLLLAVTVVVLPRLEWGLTFLIGITALGLAYEWTHFLIHTDYRPKSALYKATWRHHRDHHYRNEHYWFTVTTSGTADRLLGTGPDPSEVEKSPTAKRLHGLDVTPRRMKR, encoded by the coding sequence GTGACGCTCGGGGGAGTCTGCCGAGAGTTCGTCCGCCACCCCAGTCCGTGGATCATCGGCACCCTGTTCCTCGGCGCACTGGTCACCCGGGTACTGCTCGGTGGGTGGAGTCCGGCGGACGCGCTCGTTCCGTTGGCGATGATCGCGACATTTCCGTTGCTGGAGTGGGTGATCCACGTCTTCGTTCTGCACTGGCGGCCCCGGCGCGTGGGTCCGTTGACCATCGACCCGCTGTTGGCGCGCAAGCATCGTGCACACCATCACGATCCGCGTGATCCGGTTCTGGACTTCATCCCCGCGCCGGTGTTCGTGTGGCTGGTGCCATTGTTGCTCGCGGTCACCGTGGTCGTGCTCCCGCGGCTCGAATGGGGTCTGACGTTCCTGATCGGAATCACTGCGCTCGGCCTGGCCTACGAGTGGACGCATTTCCTCATCCACACCGATTACAGGCCGAAGAGCGCCCTCTACAAGGCGACGTGGCGTCATCACCGCGACCATCACTACCGCAACGAGCACTACTGGTTCACCGTCACCACCTCGGGAACGGCCGACCGCCTGCTGGGAACGGGACCCGACCCCTCCGAGGTGGAGAAGTCGCCCACCGCGAAGCGACTGCACGGGCTGGACGTCACCCCGCGCCGAATGAAGCGTTGA
- a CDS encoding FAD-binding oxidoreductase, producing MPGRTRSWWGWGAVEDAVVGAERTALTERVAALLPGADLGVHEPPALESLTIAPPRIAPPDALAHLMSADTEDRVRHGHGQAFRDVVRCLLGKIPPAPDLVARPANERDVVDVLDWCSRAGIAVIPYGGGTSVVGGVEPRTGGDHVGVLSLDTGEMSAVLEVDPVGRAARIQAGILGPALEDALRGDGYTLRHFPQSFEFSTLGGWLATRAGGHFATGPTHIDDLVESMRVVTPAGISQSRRLPGSGAGPSPDRLFLGSEGILGVVTEAWMRLQERPRWRAGASVEFGDYSAAVEATRLIAQSGLSPANCRLLDPMEAMLNAGTTSAGGVLVLGFESADHPVSDALDRALEICRDHGGHVPGRVRVTGPGSDPAGRPTAEAADRWRSSFLRMPYQRDALAAQSMIVETFETACTWDRFDELRAGVLAAAAAAFEDTGVTGVVTCRFTHVYPDGPAPYFGVYAAGRWGSTVAQWDDIKAAVSEALSAAGGTITHHHAVGRDHRPWYDGQRPEPFAAALRAAKSTLDPAGILNPGVLIDPVY from the coding sequence ATGCCCGGGCGAACACGGTCGTGGTGGGGGTGGGGCGCGGTCGAGGACGCCGTCGTCGGCGCCGAGCGCACTGCCCTCACCGAGCGGGTCGCGGCGCTGCTCCCAGGCGCCGATCTCGGAGTTCACGAGCCGCCCGCTCTCGAGTCCCTCACGATCGCCCCGCCGCGGATCGCACCGCCGGACGCGCTCGCGCACCTGATGTCGGCGGACACCGAGGACCGGGTCCGGCACGGTCACGGGCAGGCATTCCGCGACGTCGTCCGCTGTCTGCTCGGGAAGATCCCGCCCGCACCGGATCTCGTGGCACGTCCGGCGAACGAGCGCGACGTCGTCGACGTCCTCGACTGGTGTTCGCGCGCCGGGATCGCGGTGATTCCCTACGGCGGTGGCACATCCGTCGTCGGTGGAGTCGAGCCGCGGACGGGCGGGGACCACGTCGGCGTGCTGAGCTTGGACACGGGCGAGATGAGTGCGGTGCTCGAGGTCGACCCGGTCGGTCGAGCCGCGCGTATCCAGGCCGGGATCCTCGGCCCCGCGCTCGAGGATGCGCTCCGCGGAGACGGATACACACTGCGTCACTTCCCGCAGTCCTTCGAGTTCTCCACTCTGGGAGGCTGGCTGGCCACGCGCGCGGGTGGACACTTCGCGACGGGGCCGACCCACATCGACGACCTCGTCGAGTCGATGCGGGTGGTGACGCCGGCCGGAATCTCGCAGTCTCGCCGGCTGCCCGGCTCGGGGGCCGGGCCGTCGCCCGATCGGCTGTTTCTCGGGTCCGAGGGAATCCTGGGTGTCGTGACCGAGGCGTGGATGAGACTCCAGGAACGTCCGCGATGGCGGGCCGGAGCATCGGTCGAGTTCGGTGACTACTCGGCCGCGGTCGAGGCCACCAGGCTCATCGCGCAGTCGGGACTGTCCCCGGCCAACTGCCGTCTGCTGGATCCGATGGAGGCGATGCTCAACGCCGGAACCACCAGTGCGGGAGGTGTCCTGGTGCTGGGGTTCGAATCGGCGGACCATCCGGTCTCGGACGCGCTGGACCGGGCGCTGGAGATCTGTCGTGACCACGGCGGGCACGTTCCGGGCCGCGTTCGGGTCACCGGACCGGGTTCGGACCCCGCGGGCCGGCCGACGGCCGAGGCGGCCGACCGCTGGCGCTCCTCCTTCTTGCGCATGCCCTACCAGCGGGACGCGCTCGCCGCGCAGTCGATGATCGTGGAGACCTTCGAAACGGCCTGCACGTGGGACCGTTTCGACGAGTTGCGCGCCGGCGTACTCGCCGCGGCAGCGGCCGCATTCGAGGACACCGGGGTCACCGGGGTGGTGACGTGCCGGTTCACCCACGTGTACCCGGACGGTCCCGCGCCGTACTTCGGCGTCTACGCGGCGGGACGATGGGGAAGCACGGTCGCGCAGTGGGACGACATCAAGGCCGCCGTCTCCGAGGCACTGTCTGCCGCCGGTGGCACGATCACCCACCACCACGCGGTCGGACGGGACCATCGACCGTGGTACGACGGCCAGCGGCCCGAGCCGTTCGCGGCTGCGCTGCGGGCGGCGAAGTCGACGCTGGACCCGGCTGGGATACTCAACCCCGGAGTACTGATCGACCCTGTGTACTGA
- a CDS encoding gamma carbonic anhydrase family protein has protein sequence MIASVSGNVPEVAESAWVAPNATVVGRVRIDEGVGVFYSAVVRGDLEAIEIGANSNIQDGAVLHADPGRPLVVGSGVSVGHNAVLHGCTVGDDVLIGMGSTVLNGATIGAGSLIAANALVPEGTDIPPGSLVAGVPGKVRRELSEAERANLVTNAKVYVELTKVHSSQSEVIDG, from the coding sequence ATGATCGCGAGCGTGAGTGGCAACGTGCCGGAGGTGGCCGAGTCGGCGTGGGTGGCGCCGAATGCGACGGTCGTCGGGCGAGTCCGCATCGACGAGGGAGTCGGGGTGTTCTACTCGGCCGTGGTGCGGGGGGATCTCGAGGCGATCGAGATCGGCGCGAACAGCAACATTCAGGACGGTGCGGTTCTGCACGCCGATCCCGGGCGTCCACTCGTGGTGGGCAGCGGAGTCTCGGTGGGTCACAACGCCGTGCTGCACGGTTGCACCGTCGGTGACGACGTACTGATCGGCATGGGCTCGACGGTTCTCAACGGTGCGACGATCGGTGCGGGAAGTCTGATCGCGGCGAATGCTCTCGTCCCCGAGGGCACCGACATCCCGCCGGGGTCGCTCGTCGCGGGCGTGCCCGGCAAGGTTCGGCGGGAGCTGAGCGAGGCGGAGCGGGCCAACCTCGTGACGAACGCGAAGGTGTACGTCGAGTTGACCAAGGTGCACTCGTCGCAGTCCGAGGTGATCGACGGGTGA
- a CDS encoding TetR/AcrR family transcriptional regulator, with product MSGRAGTKGVPRAQREELILDAAQAEFGLRGYAHASVPAVAAAAGVSKPLVYAYFGSRADLYAACVAQVGERLVAAVRAAQGSGDAGSRALATLEALFVALDGRPYVWNILYDNTIRRDDAVWEIARPYREQLDDMGHEGVVAVLAPTSATPHDADASLLRALWFSAVTTVISWWSDHPDESPAEMTERCRRVFGALLRRS from the coding sequence GTGAGCGGTCGGGCGGGGACCAAGGGTGTGCCGCGCGCGCAGCGCGAGGAACTGATCCTCGACGCCGCTCAGGCCGAGTTCGGTCTGCGCGGCTACGCGCACGCGTCCGTCCCCGCCGTCGCCGCGGCGGCCGGAGTGTCGAAACCGCTCGTGTACGCGTATTTCGGATCGCGCGCGGACCTGTACGCCGCCTGCGTGGCACAGGTGGGCGAGCGGCTGGTGGCCGCGGTGCGCGCCGCCCAGGGGTCAGGTGACGCCGGTTCGCGTGCACTGGCGACGCTCGAGGCGTTGTTCGTGGCTCTCGACGGTCGTCCGTACGTATGGAACATTCTCTACGACAACACGATCCGTCGCGACGATGCCGTCTGGGAGATCGCTCGCCCCTATCGGGAGCAGCTCGACGACATGGGCCACGAGGGCGTCGTCGCCGTGCTCGCCCCGACGTCGGCAACTCCGCACGATGCCGACGCCTCACTCCTGCGTGCCCTGTGGTTCTCTGCGGTGACCACGGTGATCTCCTGGTGGTCGGACCATCCCGACGAGAGTCCGGCAGAGATGACCGAGCGCTGTCGCCGGGTGTTCGGAGCGCTCCTGCGGCGTTCGTAG